From Canis lupus familiaris isolate Mischka breed German Shepherd chromosome 32, alternate assembly UU_Cfam_GSD_1.0, whole genome shotgun sequence:
AGAAGGCTGATTCCCATTTGGGAGTGCCCTAGTCTATGTTTTATATATCTCTTCACtctttacaaagtgctttcacattCCCATTACTTACAACATTgtaaaaaaaacaggaaaggacagagacatgtagagaacaaaacagaaactctTGGAAGCAAAAGAGCATGCCTAAAGGAGGGGAATTCCTATTGCCCTAAGAGGATTTTAGGTGTAAGTACCACTTCCTCTCACATTCAGCATTTCTACTCCCACCAAAAAGAGTATTGACAGGAAGCAGCAACAACAGCAGTGAAAGACAAACAAGAGTGTGAAGGGCATGGTTACAGCCTTGGCTGGGGTATTCTGTGCTACAACTGTTCAAGGTATACAGCACTTTTTACTTCTTatcctataaatttattttctaatatttcaaatgtcttcatcttttctaaaagatttagtaaatttttatttaacctcATATATAAGTTACTACTGCTTTGACAGAAAATGCTTGAACTGTTTAAGGCATTAGAGATAATTACTGAAACTAGAAATGATAAACTTCATGGAGTTTGATTTGGCTACAATATCTGGCAAGAACCTTTaccaataattttaaatatatgttaagaaGATTTTATGTAAGATGTTAGCTAgctagaaaaattcttttttttttttttaagatttatttatttattcatgagagacagagagagagaaagaaagagagaggcagagacacaggcagagggagaagcaggctccatgcagcgagccggatgcaggactccatcccagggctccaggaccatacccctgggctgaaggctggtgctaaaccactgagtcacccagggatcccctagaaaaaTTCTTGAGTACAAAAACAAGAGGCGAATAATCTTTATCTCCAATAAACTTTCATGCTTccctttattctttaaagatctgtttacaaatttaaagagaaaatcagtatctttcttatattcctttCCCTGTAACAGCAATGTCAAGTGCTATTTGACAAACTGCGCTCTTCATCGTTAATGAAAACCCTGCTCGTAATCTTCACCAGGATAAGCTATAATCATCTGCGGCAATCGGATGTATTAGTAACTGATGCTGTGATCCATTCTAGATTTCCCCATGTTCAAAGGAGGATGCTGTCTTTGCATAGGCCCTGGAGTAAAAGCAGTGTAAGTGGCAGATGTTGAGAAAGCTACCATAATTTACCCAAGTAACAACTGTGACAAAATAGAAGTGATGTAAGTAATGAACTTGCTAAAGAGGACAGTAGTGGAaactttgttttgtgtgtgtttctgttttgcCTATGTTTTCCCATCCAAAATTAAAGATTGTTTTAGATCTTCCCTTAACAGTATCACCCTGAGagcacagaaaggagaaagatgtCTTCAATCTGTTTTGCCTATGTTTTCCCATCCAAAATTAAAGATTGTTTTAGATCTTCCCTTAACAGTATCACCCTGAGagcacagaaaggagaaagatgtCTTCAATCCCAAATTGAAGCAAGCATTATAATCAAGGTAGGGTGCCAGATTACTTCCATTTCCTGAAGATTTTATCCAAGACATATCTTTTGAGAAAACAGACTTGCAGAAAAGATTCTGCTAGGATTTTGTATGAGGTATTTTGATAAGAGGTCTCTGGTTTAACTagctttcctttttctgcctTATGTTTTTACATGTTAACTCAATCACTGGAAAACAAGAACAGCATGTTTATAAaactctcattttctcatttcagaaaattgaaagaatgaattttttaaaatctcaaaatgtATGAAGTCCTAGGAAAGAGAATTTGAAAACCTAGAACAAGTTTACTGTGTGACAACTGAAGTGATTAAGAATTCCACAATTGGAAACGGATTTTCTCCTGCCTGTTGCAATGTATATTCACGCATTTCTACATCAGTAAACCTCAGAAATCTGATGGTTAGAACTATTCTTTTGTGATTATGAAAACATTTCTGTATCTAGAAGTTATGTTTTTGTACTTGATCAATCTGCCATATTACAATCTTCACTTACAATAGAGACATTATTTCTGGAGTCAAGACCTTATATCAAATGCATCCATGTGTGTAAGAGACAttccccaaataatttttaaatgcaaatctaCATTTTGAatcaaagcacacacacacacacacacacacatatatatattccttctatatatgtacatatataaaagg
This genomic window contains:
- the CXCL11 gene encoding LOW QUALITY PROTEIN: C-X-C motif chemokine 11 isoform X4 (The sequence of the model RefSeq protein was modified relative to this genomic sequence to represent the inferred CDS: substituted 1 base at 1 genomic stop codon) — its product is MMSVKGMVTALAGVFCATTVQDFPMFKGGCCLCIGPGVKAVXVADVEKATIIYPSNNCDKIEVIITLRAQKGERCLQSQIEASIIIKVIVEIKERKHEIPETHKVNKDQIFMFMP